In Streptomyces durocortorensis, a genomic segment contains:
- a CDS encoding peptidase M23 yields MAGSGSHRAFTGLALVAGIWALIIGLTASVAVARPLPAPGPGDDRSGVSRYFSGPQGLAIPTAPCDPAGPSATDGVMATQLNPQLKAKMAGYLDAYKMSCARMVTQAVKDRGLNPRAAAIAIATIIVEASMNNYSQAVDHTSIGLFQQQDWWGSKEQRLDPAYATNAFLDDMERRYPDGSWNNAPIGEVCWKVQQPREDLRHLYGIEAGDATLIANALWSGTSGGPKHPYASGRIVSGQSADGRLEAFAAGADGVYHAWQTEVNGAWSPWRFAGGPRNAQLAVASNADGRLELFALSDSTFDHMWQTRPSAGWSDWETFGTGGHELAAGNNADGRIEVFASNAEGVFHRWQTAPSGGWSGWGGTHGGPANARLAMETAPDGRLEVFALSGSTFEHLYQTRVNGGWSAWETFGTGGHAVAASYNQDGRLEVFASNSEGVFHRWQTGPSSWSKWTGTAGLPDAELATARSVDGRIEVFAMNGTAAGHAWQTRPNAEFSQWEEFGGGGTSVSAGNNADGRIEVFGTSHVGVYHRWQTGFATWSEWAWLNDSGPSMT; encoded by the coding sequence ATGGCAGGAAGCGGCTCGCACCGCGCATTCACCGGGCTGGCCCTGGTGGCCGGTATCTGGGCGTTGATCATCGGGCTGACCGCCTCGGTCGCCGTGGCCCGGCCCCTGCCCGCTCCCGGGCCGGGTGACGACCGGTCCGGTGTCTCGCGGTACTTCAGCGGCCCTCAGGGCCTGGCCATTCCGACCGCGCCGTGCGACCCGGCCGGTCCCTCGGCCACCGACGGCGTCATGGCCACCCAGCTCAACCCGCAGCTCAAGGCGAAGATGGCCGGATATCTGGACGCCTACAAGATGTCCTGTGCCCGGATGGTCACGCAGGCGGTGAAGGACCGGGGGCTCAACCCGAGAGCCGCGGCGATCGCCATCGCCACGATCATCGTGGAAGCCAGCATGAACAACTACTCCCAGGCGGTCGACCACACCAGCATCGGGCTGTTCCAGCAGCAGGACTGGTGGGGCAGCAAGGAGCAGCGGCTGGACCCGGCCTACGCCACCAACGCCTTCCTCGACGACATGGAGCGGCGCTACCCGGACGGCTCCTGGAACAACGCGCCGATCGGCGAGGTGTGCTGGAAGGTGCAGCAACCGCGCGAGGACCTGCGCCACCTGTACGGGATCGAGGCGGGCGACGCCACGCTGATCGCCAACGCGTTGTGGTCCGGCACGAGCGGCGGCCCCAAGCACCCGTACGCCTCCGGCCGGATCGTGTCCGGGCAATCCGCGGACGGGCGGCTGGAGGCCTTCGCCGCCGGGGCCGACGGGGTCTATCACGCATGGCAGACCGAGGTGAACGGCGCGTGGTCGCCATGGCGGTTCGCGGGTGGTCCGCGCAACGCGCAGCTGGCGGTGGCGTCCAACGCCGACGGGCGGCTGGAGCTGTTCGCACTGTCGGACAGCACGTTCGATCACATGTGGCAGACCCGGCCCAGTGCCGGATGGTCCGACTGGGAGACCTTCGGCACCGGCGGGCACGAACTGGCCGCGGGCAACAACGCCGACGGTCGGATCGAGGTGTTCGCCTCCAACGCCGAAGGGGTGTTCCACCGCTGGCAGACCGCGCCCAGCGGCGGCTGGTCCGGCTGGGGGGGCACCCACGGCGGCCCGGCCAACGCGCGGCTCGCCATGGAAACCGCGCCCGACGGCCGTCTTGAGGTCTTCGCGCTGTCCGGCTCGACGTTCGAGCACCTGTACCAAACACGCGTCAACGGCGGGTGGTCCGCCTGGGAGACCTTCGGCACGGGCGGGCACGCGGTGGCCGCCAGCTACAACCAGGACGGCAGGCTGGAGGTCTTCGCCTCCAACTCGGAGGGCGTGTTCCACCGCTGGCAGACCGGCCCGAGCTCGTGGTCGAAGTGGACCGGCACCGCCGGGCTCCCCGACGCCGAGCTGGCCACGGCACGGTCGGTCGACGGACGGATCGAGGTGTTCGCCATGAACGGCACGGCGGCGGGCCATGCCTGGCAGACCCGCCCGAACGCGGAGTTCTCGCAGTGGGAGGAGTTCGGCGGCGGCGGTACGTCGGTCAGTGCGGGCAACAACGCCGACGGTCGCATCGAGGTGTTCGGTACCAGCCATGTCGGCGTCTACCACCGCTGGCAGACCGGCTTCGCCACCTGGTCGGAGTGGGCCTGGCTGAACGATTCCGGCCCCTCGATGACCTAG
- a CDS encoding vWA domain-containing protein, with product MSANRIQHKVNHVALVVDCSGSMRQHESQLIRVVDEFVAGLKAESDSLGHETRISLYSFDHRVENLVWDMDVKHLPSMRGLYKVNNGATALIEASLKSLDDLGHIWEEYGEHSFLQIVVTDGEENASGGDRRHDGDMAILGPWLDRIAAKMGRLPGHWTSAILVPNSLAKRTAQNYGFPAGNIAIWDADSQEGVEEAIGTVRAAATSFLRGREQGVRGTKNLFAVGQDISVDDVRAVLEPIPADKYRLLKVDKEMEIRPFVESHPGVAYERGSCYYQLGARVQVQPGKEVIVVEKDTDRAYTGDAARSLLFGTGVHGTVSVKAGNNPKLEVYVQSRSVNRKLKANTRLLIML from the coding sequence ATGTCCGCCAACAGGATTCAGCACAAGGTCAATCACGTCGCGCTGGTCGTGGACTGCTCGGGTTCCATGCGGCAGCACGAGAGTCAGCTCATCCGGGTCGTCGACGAGTTCGTGGCGGGGCTGAAGGCCGAGTCGGACAGCCTCGGTCATGAGACCCGGATCAGCCTCTACTCCTTCGACCACAGGGTGGAGAACCTGGTCTGGGACATGGACGTGAAGCACCTGCCGTCCATGCGGGGGCTGTACAAGGTCAACAACGGTGCCACGGCGCTCATCGAGGCCTCTCTCAAGTCCCTGGACGACCTGGGGCACATCTGGGAGGAGTACGGCGAGCACAGCTTCCTCCAGATCGTGGTGACGGACGGCGAGGAGAACGCCTCCGGTGGCGATCGGCGGCACGACGGGGACATGGCGATCCTCGGCCCCTGGCTCGACAGGATCGCGGCGAAGATGGGCCGGCTGCCGGGGCACTGGACGTCCGCGATCCTCGTTCCGAACTCGCTGGCGAAGCGCACCGCCCAGAACTACGGCTTCCCGGCGGGGAACATCGCCATCTGGGACGCGGATTCCCAGGAAGGTGTGGAGGAGGCGATCGGCACCGTGCGCGCCGCCGCCACCAGCTTCCTGCGCGGACGGGAACAGGGCGTGCGCGGTACGAAGAATCTGTTCGCCGTCGGCCAGGACATATCGGTGGACGATGTACGGGCGGTCCTCGAACCGATCCCGGCCGACAAGTACCGCCTCCTGAAGGTCGACAAGGAGATGGAGATCCGGCCGTTCGTCGAATCACACCCCGGTGTGGCGTATGAACGCGGCTCCTGCTACTACCAGTTGGGCGCCCGGGTGCAGGTTCAGCCGGGCAAGGAGGTCATCGTGGTCGAGAAGGACACCGACCGGGCGTATACGGGCGACGCGGCGCGCAGCCTCCTGTTCGGAACGGGCGTCCACGGGACCGTATCCGTGAAGGCCGGAAACAACCCCAAGCTGGAGGTGTACGTGCAGAGTCGTTCGGTGAACAGGAAGCTCAAGGCGAACACGCGTCTGCTCATCATGCTCTGA
- a CDS encoding aminotransferase-like domain-containing protein — translation MKDFRSVADTVAREIAAGRLKPGERLPPQREFARRYGIANSTATRVYQELARRGLTVGQVGRGTFVRDAPGAPAPAPALSEPAVGRVDLELNHPVVPEQAGLLAAGLGRLVRPERLESVLRPVGPDGTPAAREAAADLLARGGWRPLPERVLFAGNGRQAISAAIAALTRPGARLGVEELTYPVLKAIAARLGVTLVPLAMDAEGLIPEAVEEAHRAEPLHAVYVQPVLHNPLSLTMPPSRLDRLADVLLSLGIHAIEDAVWAFLRGDLPPLASRAAERTVLVDSVSKRLSPGLSLGFAVAPAALVGRVAASVRSGGWVPMRFPLEATCQWQADGAVDLLVRAKRREVMARQEIARAHLGDFRTRSDPLSCYLWWELPSPWRADTFVAAAARHGIAVTPAAAFAVGRHRGPQAIRLGLASPTVATLSRALSTLGDLARSAPEDLVQD, via the coding sequence GTGAAGGACTTCCGGAGCGTTGCCGACACGGTGGCGCGGGAGATCGCCGCCGGTCGGCTGAAGCCCGGGGAACGGCTCCCTCCGCAACGGGAGTTCGCTCGGCGGTACGGCATAGCCAACTCCACGGCGACCCGGGTCTACCAGGAACTCGCCCGCCGGGGCCTCACCGTCGGCCAGGTGGGACGCGGCACGTTCGTGCGCGATGCCCCCGGTGCGCCCGCGCCGGCCCCCGCCCTGTCCGAACCCGCCGTCGGCCGGGTGGACCTGGAGCTCAATCATCCCGTAGTACCCGAGCAGGCCGGGCTGCTCGCCGCCGGGCTCGGCAGGCTGGTGCGCCCCGAGCGGCTGGAGTCGGTGCTCCGGCCGGTCGGCCCCGACGGCACTCCCGCGGCTCGCGAGGCGGCGGCGGACCTGCTCGCGCGGGGCGGCTGGCGCCCCCTCCCGGAGCGGGTCCTGTTCGCCGGGAACGGCCGTCAGGCGATCTCCGCCGCCATCGCCGCGCTGACCCGGCCGGGCGCGCGGCTGGGCGTCGAGGAGCTGACGTATCCGGTGCTCAAGGCCATCGCCGCCAGGCTCGGCGTCACCCTCGTGCCCCTGGCCATGGACGCGGAGGGGCTGATCCCCGAAGCGGTGGAGGAAGCGCACCGCGCCGAACCGCTGCACGCCGTCTACGTACAGCCTGTTCTGCACAACCCGCTGTCCCTCACCATGCCCCCGAGCCGGCTGGACCGCCTGGCCGATGTGCTGCTCTCCTTGGGTATCCACGCCATCGAGGACGCGGTCTGGGCCTTCCTCCGGGGCGACCTGCCGCCCCTCGCGTCGCGGGCCGCCGAGCGGACGGTGCTCGTCGACAGCGTGTCCAAGCGGTTGTCCCCGGGGCTGTCCCTCGGGTTCGCCGTGGCTCCCGCCGCGCTGGTGGGGAGGGTGGCCGCGTCCGTGCGCTCCGGGGGCTGGGTGCCGATGCGGTTTCCGCTGGAGGCGACGTGCCAGTGGCAGGCGGACGGTGCTGTCGACCTGCTCGTACGGGCCAAGCGGCGGGAGGTCATGGCGCGCCAGGAGATCGCGCGGGCCCACCTCGGTGACTTCCGCACCCGAAGTGATCCCCTCTCCTGCTACCTCTGGTGGGAGCTGCCGAGCCCCTGGCGAGCCGACACCTTCGTCGCGGCCGCCGCGCGGCACGGCATCGCGGTAACCCCGGCGGCGGCGTTCGCCGTCGGCCGCCACCGTGGCCCTCAGGCGATCCGCCTCGGCCTGGCCTCGCCCACCGTGGCGACCCTCTCCCGCGCCCTGTCGACCCTCGGCGATCTCGCCCGGTCCGCTCCGGAGGACCTCGTTCAGGACTGA
- a CDS encoding M9 family metallopeptidase, translating into MCMGLTLLGGPAYASAAPSPSRTAPSLSVATSPSAADRAEIPPVDALSRSGSAEPEHVRASALPVDERGPVPASGEERRRDYDEPDQGAAAAEAPCDPADFTSRTGAALVRRIKESTVGCVNTLFGLTGENARLAFREAQMVTVANALRGASDYYPGDDSTGVPQLVLYLRAGYYVQWYNEAAVGSYGPALTAAIRRGLDAFFASPRSRDVTDANGETLSEAVVLIDSARENARYLGVVEWLLTDYDSSYNALWHMRNAVNSTFTVLFRGHQLPAFVTAVTEDSSTADTVHSFASRTLGLLGTDHAFLTINAGRELARFLQYDALRPAVRPQVRGLLGRTSITGPTAPLWVGLAEMANHYDDANCAYFGTCDLPGRLDDAALPVRHECSDSLRIRAQEMSAAQLAATCENLADQDAFFHDIARDDGPVAGDLNTRLEVVVYDSSDDYGTYAGAMFGIDTDNGGMYLEGDPTAAGNQPRFIAYEAEWLRPDFQIWNLNHEYTHYLDGRFTMAGDFADGMTTPTVWWVEGFAEYVSYSYRQLTYEKALSEAGKRTYPLSTLFDTTYDNSDSARVYRWGYLAVRYMLQSHRADLDIVLGHYRAGDWNAARTHLKSTIGTRYDSDWYDWLTACTAGDCGGITDPPSLPECTLPDTARLDRDCARSGISVRAGDYAYLYLYVPAGTPRLRITTAGGTGNADLYHRAGSWPSKTSYTHRSAGPGNAETVTVNAPEPGWHYVSVAGEQAVSGLVVSAEY; encoded by the coding sequence ATGTGCATGGGCCTGACCCTGCTCGGCGGCCCTGCGTACGCATCCGCCGCGCCGTCCCCGTCCCGGACCGCACCGTCCCTGTCCGTGGCCACTTCTCCGTCTGCCGCCGACAGGGCGGAGATCCCGCCCGTCGACGCGCTCAGCCGGAGTGGATCGGCCGAGCCCGAGCATGTCCGTGCCTCGGCGCTCCCGGTCGACGAGCGCGGGCCGGTTCCGGCCTCCGGTGAGGAGCGCAGACGGGACTACGACGAGCCTGACCAGGGGGCGGCCGCGGCCGAGGCCCCCTGCGATCCGGCCGACTTCACCTCCCGCACCGGCGCCGCCCTGGTTCGGCGGATCAAGGAGTCGACCGTCGGCTGCGTCAACACCCTGTTCGGCCTGACCGGGGAGAACGCCCGACTCGCCTTCCGCGAGGCGCAGATGGTGACCGTCGCGAACGCGCTGCGCGGCGCCTCCGACTACTACCCGGGTGACGATTCCACCGGCGTGCCGCAGCTGGTGCTGTATCTGCGCGCCGGGTACTACGTGCAGTGGTACAACGAGGCGGCCGTCGGCTCCTACGGGCCCGCGCTCACGGCCGCGATACGGCGCGGGCTCGACGCCTTCTTCGCCTCCCCGCGCTCTCGCGACGTCACCGACGCCAACGGCGAAACCCTCTCCGAAGCCGTCGTACTCATCGACAGTGCCCGGGAGAACGCCCGCTATCTCGGCGTGGTCGAGTGGCTGCTCACCGACTACGACAGCTCGTACAACGCCCTCTGGCACATGCGCAACGCCGTGAACAGCACCTTCACCGTGCTCTTCCGCGGGCACCAGCTCCCGGCGTTCGTCACCGCCGTCACGGAGGACAGCAGCACCGCCGACACGGTGCACTCCTTCGCCTCACGCACCCTCGGCCTGCTGGGCACCGATCACGCGTTCCTCACCATCAACGCGGGCCGCGAACTCGCCCGCTTCCTTCAGTACGACGCGCTGCGGCCCGCCGTCCGCCCGCAGGTGAGGGGGCTCCTCGGCCGGACGTCCATCACCGGCCCCACCGCCCCGCTGTGGGTGGGCCTCGCCGAGATGGCCAATCACTACGACGACGCCAACTGCGCGTACTTCGGTACCTGCGACCTCCCCGGCCGCCTGGACGACGCGGCGCTGCCCGTCCGGCACGAGTGCAGCGACAGTCTGCGCATCCGCGCCCAGGAGATGTCCGCCGCGCAGCTCGCCGCCACCTGCGAGAACCTTGCGGACCAGGACGCGTTCTTCCACGACATCGCCCGGGACGACGGGCCCGTCGCCGGGGACCTGAACACCCGCCTCGAAGTGGTCGTGTACGACTCCAGCGACGACTACGGCACGTACGCGGGCGCCATGTTCGGCATTGATACCGACAACGGCGGCATGTATCTGGAGGGCGACCCGACCGCCGCCGGGAACCAGCCGCGCTTCATCGCGTACGAGGCCGAATGGCTGCGGCCCGACTTCCAGATCTGGAACCTCAACCACGAGTACACCCACTACCTCGACGGCCGCTTCACCATGGCCGGCGACTTCGCCGACGGGATGACCACCCCGACCGTCTGGTGGGTCGAGGGCTTCGCGGAGTACGTCTCGTACTCCTATCGCCAACTCACCTACGAGAAGGCCCTGTCCGAGGCGGGCAAGCGCACCTACCCGCTGAGCACCCTCTTCGACACCACCTACGACAACAGCGACAGTGCCCGGGTGTACCGCTGGGGCTATCTCGCGGTCCGCTACATGCTCCAGTCGCACCGCGCCGACCTGGACATCGTCCTCGGCCACTACCGCGCCGGTGACTGGAACGCCGCCCGCACGCACCTGAAGTCCACGATCGGCACCCGGTACGACAGCGACTGGTACGACTGGCTCACCGCCTGCACGGCGGGCGACTGCGGCGGGATCACCGACCCGCCCAGCCTCCCCGAGTGCACCCTTCCCGACACGGCCCGGCTCGACCGCGACTGCGCACGCTCCGGGATCTCGGTCCGAGCCGGGGACTACGCCTACCTGTATCTCTATGTCCCCGCCGGAACACCGCGGTTGCGCATCACCACGGCCGGGGGAACGGGCAACGCCGACCTCTACCACCGGGCGGGCAGCTGGCCGAGCAAGACCTCGTACACCCACCGGTCCGCCGGGCCCGGGAACGCCGAGACGGTGACCGTGAACGCGCCCGAACCAGGCTGGCACTACGTCTCGGTCGCCGGTGAGCAGGCGGTCTCGGGGCTCGTGGTCTCCGCAGAGTACTGA
- a CDS encoding GntR family transcriptional regulator yields MVTLQSRKLVSPTENLRDQVAHALRAALIAGEIKPGGVYSAPALAAEFGVSPTPVREAMLDLAREGLVEAVRNKGFRVTEMTEQDLDEYTEIRTLIEVPTVGKVVRAATREQLEALRPGAEAIVAAARGHDLIGYLDADRRFHLDLLALGGNRHLVSVVSDLRKRSRLYGLTELDEAGVLVDSAEEHVTLLDLMIAKDAGAAEALMRHHLEHVRTLWASRPQPEKRSALTLRRS; encoded by the coding sequence GTGGTCACCTTGCAGTCGCGCAAGCTGGTGTCGCCCACCGAGAACCTCCGCGACCAGGTGGCCCACGCCCTGCGCGCCGCGCTGATCGCCGGGGAGATCAAGCCGGGCGGCGTCTATTCGGCACCGGCCCTCGCGGCGGAGTTCGGCGTGTCGCCCACCCCGGTCCGCGAGGCGATGCTCGACCTCGCCCGCGAGGGCCTGGTCGAAGCCGTACGGAACAAAGGCTTCCGGGTGACGGAGATGACCGAGCAGGACCTCGACGAGTACACGGAGATCCGTACGCTCATCGAGGTGCCCACCGTCGGAAAGGTGGTCCGCGCCGCCACGCGGGAGCAGCTCGAAGCCCTGCGCCCGGGCGCCGAGGCCATCGTCGCGGCGGCCCGGGGCCACGACCTCATCGGCTACCTTGACGCCGACCGCCGCTTCCACCTCGACCTGCTGGCCCTCGGCGGAAACCGCCACCTCGTCTCGGTCGTCAGCGATCTGCGCAAGCGGTCCCGGCTCTACGGCCTCACCGAACTCGACGAGGCCGGGGTGCTCGTCGACTCCGCCGAGGAGCACGTGACGCTGCTTGATCTCATGATCGCGAAGGACGCGGGGGCGGCCGAGGCCTTGATGCGCCACCATCTGGAGCATGTACGGACCCTGTGGGCCAGCCGCCCGCAGCCGGAGAAGCGCAGCGCGCTCACCCTGCGTCGCTCCTGA
- a CDS encoding helix-turn-helix transcriptional regulator: MDTDEGPRVGLLLREWRRRRGLSQLDLALRAGSSTRHLSYVENGRARPGREMVLRLAEHLDIPLRDRNGLLLAAGYAPAYRESPLDSERMAMVRSAVKVMLTGHEPFPAVAIDRIWNIVASNDAMNLLLGVVPPHLTESGGNVMRLILHPEGLASRCLNFAQVRAHALGRLKHQVNTTGHRDLRELYEEVSGYPDPPDLDPDLGPVDPTGIVVPLRIRTPLGDMAFLSTIATFGAPADVTLSELAVESFFPMDDQTDTLLRALAGRR; this comes from the coding sequence ATGGACACCGACGAGGGGCCGCGCGTAGGCCTGTTGCTCCGCGAGTGGCGGCGACGCAGGGGGCTCAGTCAGCTCGATCTCGCCCTGAGGGCAGGCTCCTCGACCCGGCACCTCTCCTACGTGGAGAACGGCCGGGCCCGCCCCGGCCGGGAGATGGTCCTGCGGCTTGCCGAGCATCTCGACATCCCCCTGCGTGACCGCAACGGCCTTCTACTGGCGGCTGGTTACGCCCCCGCCTACCGGGAGTCGCCGCTCGACAGCGAGCGCATGGCGATGGTCCGGTCCGCAGTGAAGGTGATGCTGACGGGGCACGAGCCCTTCCCGGCCGTCGCGATCGACCGGATCTGGAACATCGTCGCGAGCAACGACGCGATGAACCTCCTGCTCGGTGTCGTGCCACCGCATCTGACGGAGTCCGGGGGCAACGTGATGCGCCTGATCCTCCACCCTGAGGGACTGGCCTCCCGGTGCCTGAACTTCGCCCAGGTCCGCGCCCACGCCCTCGGCAGGCTGAAGCACCAGGTCAACACCACTGGCCACCGCGACCTGCGGGAGCTCTACGAGGAGGTGTCCGGCTACCCGGACCCGCCGGACCTCGACCCTGACCTCGGCCCGGTCGACCCGACGGGCATCGTCGTCCCGCTGCGCATCCGTACACCGCTCGGCGACATGGCGTTCCTCAGCACGATCGCCACCTTCGGAGCCCCCGCCGATGTGACCCTCTCGGAGCTCGCGGTGGAGTCGTTCTTCCCGATGGACGATCAGACGGACACCCTGCTGCGCGCGCTGGCGGGACGCCGGTAG